A genomic region of Raphanus sativus cultivar WK10039 chromosome 6, ASM80110v3, whole genome shotgun sequence contains the following coding sequences:
- the LOC108835897 gene encoding uncharacterized protein LOC108835897: MGMITSESTITLLNVVKLFKTSWMVEVKVLHSWTHPSNYSAGDSLNFILADKTGVKIHCTCKKVFFPRVKRLQLGQWRFVENFSLTASAESTITLLNDVKPFKTSWMVEVKVLHSWTQPSNYSAGDSLNFILADKTGVKIHCTCKKVFFPRVKRLQLGQWRFVENFSLTASAGKYRATSHKYKMVILSNSNVTKSTLENDDKFLSLASFTEIISGSLNSNFLFDVIGQAIDIGDIQVIPVQGKETKKLQLTLTDTEDNQIPCCLWGRFAEQMLYTSKVAQVNKNFLCLLRFAKINVYQGQVQITNAFDSSAIEINPAGFDVEDYLQVIPKNEQALATVGHEVAIPKGRKCPADKWSVYPERSILDIIMATETEKCIVKGTIYAIDTDYAWFKLHLLIKDDTGETKVMLLDTIAEPILGVSAEVLLDGSLEEVQDPEDLPDAITELIGKTFKFGVYVGKDNVDYGADIFNIGKTWFADAIISIADDENTEDTLTTIASSDRSSGQVSLISIDSEENTSLSSTPLSKRKGDCEIGDHSSTSKKQCSKIIKQEKNGGD, from the exons ATGGGTATGATTACCTCAGAATCGACGATCACCCTTCTCAATGTTGTCAAACTTTTCAAAACATCTTGGATGGTTGAGGTTAAAGTCCTGCATTCATGGACACATCCTTCAAATTATTCTGCTGGAGACTCTCTTAACTTCATTCTCGCTGATAAGACG GGAGTTAAGATTCATTGTACCTGTAAGAAAGTGTTCTTTCCTCGTGTAAAGAGGCTTCAGCTTGGACAATGGAGGTTCGTTGAGAATTTCTCATTAACCGCATCAGCCG AATCGACGATCACCCTTCTCAATGATGTCAAACCTTTCAAAACATCTTGGATGGTTGAGGTTAAAGTCCTGCATTCATGGACACAGCCTTCAAATTATTCTGCTGGAGATTCTCTTAACTTCATTCTCGCTGATAAGACG GGAGTTAAGATTCATTGTACCTGTAAGAAAGTGTTCTTTCCTCGTGTAAAGAGGCTTCAGCTTGGACAATGGAGGTTCGTTGAGAATTTCTCATTAACCGCATCAGCCGGTAAGTACCGAGCTACAAGCCATAAGTACAAAATGGTGATATTGAGCAATTCTAACGTCACCAAATCCACCCTGGAAAATGATGATAAGTTTTTATCATTAGCATCTTTCACAGAAATCATTAGCGGAAGTCTTAACTCCAACTTTTTGTTTG ATGTTATTGGTCAAGCAATAGATATTGGAGATATCCAGGTTATTCCTGTGCAGggtaaagaaacaaaaaagctTCAGCTTACTTTGACAGATACTGA GGATAACCAGATACCATGTTGTCTTTGGGGCCGCTTTGCTGAACAGATGTTATACACATCCAAAGTAGCACAAGTGAATAAGAATTTTCTTTGTTTACTGAGATTTGCTAAAATCAATGTTTACCAGG GACAAGTTCAAATTACAAATGCTTTTGATTCTTCCGCTATTGAAATTAATCCGGCTGGATTTGACGTGGAAGACTATCTTCAagt GATACCTAAAAATGAGCAAGCTCTCGCAACTGTTGGTCATGAGGTTGCAATACCTAAAGGAAGAAAATGCCCTGCTGATAAATGGTCTGTTTATCCTGAGAGATCAATTCTGGATATAATAATGGCGACTGAG ACTGAAAAGTGCATTGTTAAGGGCACAATCTATGCAATTGACACAGACTATGCTTG GTTTAAGCTTCATCTACTCATAAAAGATGACACTGGTGAAACTAAGGTGATGCTGCTTGATACAATTGCGGAACCCATTTTGGGTGTGAGTGCTGAAGTGCTTCTAGATGGTTCTCTAGAGGAG gTTCAAGATCCTGAGGATTTGCCTGATGCTATTACTGAGCTTATTggaaaaacttttaaatttggtGTCTACGTGGGCAAAGACAATGTTGACTATGGTGCAGATATATTTAACATTGGAAAAACATGGTTTGCTGATGCAATCATATCTATTGCTGACGATGAGAATACTGAGGACACATTGACAACCATTGCTTCATCCGACCGTTCCTCAGGACAG